A stretch of DNA from Deltaproteobacteria bacterium:
CGGCACCGACCAGCAAAAAGCCCGTGATACCGGTCGCCACTGAGGGATTGGCGATTGCCAGAAGTAGGCCAGCAGCCACCAGTAAACCGCACGTTGTTAGTACGCGTCTGGGTCCATACGTGATGGTTAGGCGATCGGCGACAAATCTTGTTGATGCCATGGCACACATGAAAGCACCGTAACCAAGCCCAATCTGTGACGGCGGTGCTGAGAGTACCGTCTGGAAATAAACCCCACTCCAGTCAAACATCGCACCTTCACAAATCATCGACGAAAAAGCCAAGAATCCGAGTCCAAGCACCGTCGCCGTCGGCTTGTGAAAAAGCTGTTTTTTTGCATTTGGACCGCCGTGTGAATCCAAATACCAGCGATACGTCAGGATCACACCACCGATAGTTGCAAGGTAGACCAAACAAAAATGCAGCCTTGGACTGATGTCTAACCCGAGCATAACGCTACCAACTGCTGCACCAACAAATCCTGCTGTGCTCCAAAGCCCATGCAGTGATGCCATCACCTGTCGCGAAGTCACTGCCTCAAGTCCGACCGCCTGCGTATTTGCCGAAACGCTGATCAGGTTGCTGAAAATTCCGATCAGGAACAGATCGACGGCAAGGGTCCAGATGTTCGGCGCCATGCCAAGCAGAACGTAAAGAGCACCGTTAACCAGTAAGGCTATAGGTAGACTCTTCTTGGTGCCGATTCGAGTGACAATCTGCGCCGATATGAAACTGGCCAATATCGACCCCAGCGGCAAACTGAGTAAAACGCTACCGAGCATGGCCTCACTGAGGCCGAGCTGCTCTTTGATCGTCGGGATTCGCGATGCCCAGGTCGAAAAACCGAGGCCGTTGATAAAAAATGCGGTGCCGATAGCAATCCAGCAGCGCAATGGTGTTACACGTTCAGGAAGATGCAAGGTCACGCTTTCTTAAGATAGGCCAACATCCCCGATCAGGATGGTCACGCCAAATGCCACAAACAATAGCGCGGCAGCAATGCGCACGTATTTGAGAGGAATCTTTTTGGTCAATGCTTCGCCAAAAAACACCGCCAGACCGTCAGCAATCAGCATGCCCGCCGTCGTGCCGATGGTTACCACTACTGGATCCTGAAAACGAGCGCCAAGTGCGATAGTTGCCAACTGCGTCTTATCGCCCATCTCGGCAAGAAAGAAAGTCACCAAGGTCGTCAAAAAGGCACCGTACCTTGATCCCGCACTCGCATCGTCCTCCTTATCCGGAATCAGGATCCACGCGGCGAAAACAAAAAAGAGCGCCGCCAGCACGTAGCGGAGCGTCGTTGGCACCAACAGCTGCGCCGCCCAACCACCGGCCCATGCCGCAAGCCCGTGGTTCAGCAAGGTCGCTACTAATATCCCAGCCATGATCGCCCAAGGCTGGCGAAACCGAAGCATCAAGAGTAGCGCCAAAAGCTGAGTCTTATCGCCCATCTCCGAGATGGCGACCATGATCATCGAGCTGAGGGCACCTTCCATAAATTGATCCACTTAATTGTTGGTGGCCAGATGCAACCATCCGATTTGTTTAGATTAATTGACTAAACGCGCCTTATGTTGCTTAAGGTCGCGGCAACCGACCAATAACGTCGAGTAAAGGCCCTTTTACCAACAATTAAGTAGATCAGCTACTGGGTGGCTAGCCAACCAGATAAAGATTTGCTAAAGAAGGCCTCTGGAGATCCCTGCACCGAGGTCAACATGAGCAACAAATACCTGAGTAAACTTGCACTTACGATTGTTTTCGCAGGTTCCGCCTGTGGCCCGGGTGGCGCGGTTGAGTGGCCTTTCGGTAAAAAGGACGACGGCTCAGTCACCGTCAAGCAGGTTGAAACTAGACCCGAGATCTCTCCAGCCAACGGTGGCAGCCAGGCTCAGTTTGCCGCCGCTGACGAACGCAGTGCGCACCTTCAGGCTGCTCCTGCCTCCCAGGCAGTGTCTGGTCTAGTTACGTTCACCAAGAGTCGTCTATTCGACCGCGAATTCCTATACGGATTTGATCTTCAGTACACCTCGGGGTCTGACTCCAAGCTGTCACTGCTGCCGCAATCGCAGGCCTTGGGTCATGTCCCTTGCTTCTTCCGTCAAATCGGCGAGGAACTGCAACTCGTGGCTGACCAAACGCGCCTATTCGAGAGCAACATCAACCACCCTGAGCTGCTGCTCGCCAGGTACAAAGTGGTCAACGAGACTGACGACAGCCTGACGGTCAGTTTTGTCAGTAGCGGCCTAGCTGTCAACGAAGCCGTGAATGGCAAGGGTGCGGATCTACCAAAGCAAACTTGGCTCCGGTCTCTTGAGTTCGTGGCTGATGGTGACTACCTGCTGCAGGAGACGGCGCTTCAGCTTAAAGACGGTAGCATCCAGACGTACCTGGAGTCCGTTTTCCCGCGCAGCAACCTGGCGCCTGACGGCTACAAGCCGCTGCAATCCGTGGGTTCCGAGGAACCCTTGGCAGAGCGTTATCGCTTCCTTGATACCGAATCTGTTTACGTCGTGAAGAGCACCAAAAACGGCGTACCGGTCAGGGCTCAGACTACCTATGCCGAGCGATTTGATATCAGCAACGGCAAGACGATTGACTGGTACGTGACGCCTAACGCTCCCGACGAACTCATGCCTATCTTCAAGAGCGGTGTTGAGGGGTGGAATCGTTACTTCAATCCGCAGCAGGGCCGCGACGTCATGCGCTTCCTAGGTCGGTTACCGGCCGGCGTAAAGCTTGGCGATCCGCGTTACAACGTGATCAATTTCGACTCTGTTGCGGAAGCCGGTGCCGCTTACGAGAGCCAGGCGGTGGATCCGATGACCGGACTGCAAAGTCACAGCCTCATCTATATGCCGTATGCTTGGTACAATATTGGCCTAGGCCTCTGGAAGCAGCGCGTTGGCGAGCCGGAGCAAACGCCAAGTGAGGCGGTTGCTCGTGCTGCGATCGCACCGAAGGCTCCGGAGACGCTTTTTGGCCGCGATCGCCGCGTCCTCAGCTGTGTGCGCCTTGCTGACGATGCGGTCGCCATGGCGGCCAATGGCGACTGGACGGAGATCGTGGCAGCTTCAGACGCCGCATCGGTGCCGGTACCGGCCAGTGTTGATGAATTTGCGCGCCGCCTGATGATTGCGACTCTATTCCACGAAGTCGGTCATGCCTTGGGTATGGCCCACAACTTCAAGGGCTCACTCGCCTTTAATGCTACGACCAGTCCTAGCGAGTCGAATCCAGTGACTTGGTCCATCATGGACTACAACTACTTCCAGAACGAGCAAGGCCTTTTTGAGCAGATTGGCGGCACGGCCGGCCCGATCCTCGAGTACGACCGTCAGTTTATCAGCCAGCTCTACAATGACGGCAAAGACGTCAAAAGCACTGACCCGGTGATCCCGGCCTGTGACGACGACGAGGCCGATGCAACCCAGGGTGGCGTCGATCCTCTCTGTCTTCGTTACGACTCCGAGTTGAGCCCGATCTTGGCGCTGCAAAACTACTACAATAACGTGATCGCAGAAAAAGGCGCTCGTGGGATCGAGACCAAAACTCTAGCCGAAGCAATCCGTGCTCTGCGCGCACCGGTAGCGGGCAAGTTTGCGGCTATTGTTGCCAATGAGTCAGATGGCGATTCGACTAGCGTTGTTGCCGATGCCGTCAAGCTTGGCCAAAAAGTGGGTGATCTAGTCAGCTACTACATCAGCGCTGGGGCGCAGTCACTGCGCACCAACCTGACCAACAACACGAAAGCGCTACGCGTTTGGGGCGACGCCGCGAAGGTGGACGACGAAGCTGAGTTCCGCCGCACCTACGCCGACATCTTACGCAGCGCCATGGCATGGCGTTCCTTACCGAATGAACCAGCAGCGGCCATCGCTGAAATTGGTGCCGCTGTTGAAGAAGTCGTTAGTCCTGCGGCCACCAAAGCTAAGTCTGCCGCAGTATCCAGGGCTAATGGCCACAAAGCTAAGATGGCGTTTGAGACAGCCCTAAACAACAAAATTGTAGCGGCACTCTCGAAACTACGAGCATCGGTGTACCCAGGTCTGAAGTACGATGCCAAGAATCTCTTCGCGCTGAGTCTCGAGGCTGGCGGTGAACTCTCCAATTTTGAAGAACTCGCCGTTCGTCTTCTGACTGCGGGCCTCACGGTTGGCCTAGAGCGTTCAGGGGACCAGATGGGTCTCGAACGAGACGAGCGTCTGGCTGCGGCTCAGGCTCTGCTCTCCTACCGTGGGGTGATGCCAGAATTCGACGCCGCCGTGTCAAGTCTTGCGGCTGAGGCTGCAAAGGCTAAACTAACTGGTGACGCTCGTGTGCTCGCTGCCGTCCGCGAAGTGCAGCAGGTGCTGACGAGTAAACCTGAGCCCGGAGACTCACATAAGTAATAGGAAGTCGCACGGTCCAATCCTGGTAGCCCTTGGGGCAGCGCTGTGGGCTACCGATTCGCTCTTTCGGTCCGGTGTCGCACATTCCTATCCAGCACTGGTGGTGGTCCTGATGAACCACCTCCTGCTGCTGCCGGTGGCCGTCCTGATTGGCTACCGTCACCGCGCGGAACTCACGCGTCTAAACGGGAGGCAGTGGCTTAGTTTGGCGATCATCGGCGGTGGCGGTTCAGTAGCCGCAACGGTGGCCTTTACCCTAGCTTTCAGCCGCGCCAGCAATTATTCAGTGCCCGTGCTGATTCAGAAGTTGCAGCCTTGCTTTGCCCTCGTTTTGGCGCGAGTGATCTTGAAGGAGTCACTGCCGCGTCACTTTGGGTGGCTAGCCCTACTCGGTATCGGCGGTGCATACCTACTATCCTTCGGACTATCAGCTGACTGGGAGCGTTTGGCCGCCGAGGACCTAACTGTTGTCGGCTACGCAGTCTTGGCTGCGGCGACGTGGGGCGCATGCACGGTGTTCGGCAGATTAGCCCTAAGAGACCTCAGTTTTCCGGCCGTCACTGCGGCGCGCTTTATCCTTGGTAGTGCCTGCGTTATCGGCGCCCTCGCCGTATTCACGCCCGATGCCACGGCAGAGGTCGCTAAACTCGGGAGTCTCGGCTGGGCCGACGCGCGTGCCTTTGCTGGCATGGCCTATCTCTCGGGACTGCTGCCGATGCTCATCTATTACCGCGGACTAAAGACGACGCCAGCCTCGGTGGCGACCCTGTGCGAATTAAGTTTTCCGCTTGTCGCTGTCATCCTAAACTGGATCTGGTTAGGTTCAGCCCTAAATCTTGGACAATTACTCGGCGCAGCCCTAGTAGTAACGGCGATTACCGCGGTCTCTCTACCCAGAGTAAGACCCGGGCGCTAGTTCTCAAGCGCGACCGTGATCGGCTACACTGTTACATGTGTATTTGCTCACGAAGGGGTAGACAAACATGGCGCGTACTGTACTCGGTCGTCGTACTAATCGCTTGCTTGGGCTCGCAGTCGCTAGAGCTCAAGGTCGTCTCAACTGGGATCAAATCGACGCGATCTTGGGTACTGTCGGATTGCCAAGTGCGGATGCACATCGCAGTGCTTGGACACCAAACCGTCGCAGCTTTGTGCGCGGTGCAGGCCTCGGCGTTATTGGTGGTACTGCCCTACTGGCCGGCTGCCGCACCAGTGGGCGTGACGGCAGACTCAGCAGTGCTGATGTCAAAGAGGCTGGGCGCATCGTCATCGTCGGTGGTGGTATCGCCGGACTCACCGCTGCTTACCGCCTGCGCCAAGTTGGACTTAAGGCCTCCCTCTATGAGGGGAGCGACCGTCTCGGTGGTCGTGTTTGGACCCAGGAGAAATTCAATGCCGAGGGCATGTTCTGCGAGCGCGGCGGTGAGCTCATCGACAGCGTCCATTCAGACCTCATTGCGCTCAGTGAGGAACTGGGCCTTGAGATCCAGGATGTGATCGACGACCCCAAATTGACACGTGAGCTTTTTCT
This window harbors:
- a CDS encoding DMT family transporter, with protein sequence MNHLLLLPVAVLIGYRHRAELTRLNGRQWLSLAIIGGGGSVAATVAFTLAFSRASNYSVPVLIQKLQPCFALVLARVILKESLPRHFGWLALLGIGGAYLLSFGLSADWERLAAEDLTVVGYAVLAAATWGACTVFGRLALRDLSFPAVTAARFILGSACVIGALAVFTPDATAEVAKLGSLGWADARAFAGMAYLSGLLPMLIYYRGLKTTPASVATLCELSFPLVAVILNWIWLGSALNLGQLLGAALVVTAITAVSLPRVRPGR
- a CDS encoding TMEM165/GDT1 family protein produces the protein MEGALSSMIMVAISEMGDKTQLLALLLMLRFRQPWAIMAGILVATLLNHGLAAWAGGWAAQLLVPTTLRYVLAALFFVFAAWILIPDKEDDASAGSRYGAFLTTLVTFFLAEMGDKTQLATIALGARFQDPVVVTIGTTAGMLIADGLAVFFGEALTKKIPLKYVRIAAALLFVAFGVTILIGDVGLS
- a CDS encoding MFS transporter codes for the protein MTLHLPERVTPLRCWIAIGTAFFINGLGFSTWASRIPTIKEQLGLSEAMLGSVLLSLPLGSILASFISAQIVTRIGTKKSLPIALLVNGALYVLLGMAPNIWTLAVDLFLIGIFSNLISVSANTQAVGLEAVTSRQVMASLHGLWSTAGFVGAAVGSVMLGLDISPRLHFCLVYLATIGGVILTYRWYLDSHGGPNAKKQLFHKPTATVLGLGFLAFSSMICEGAMFDWSGVYFQTVLSAPPSQIGLGYGAFMCAMASTRFVADRLTITYGPRRVLTTCGLLVAAGLLLAIANPSVATGITGFLLVGAGTSVVVPLVFSQAGKVTDMPPSAAIAAASTIGVIGFLLGPPLIGWIAAASSLRWSFLLIAVLGLGIAAFGRRQFAQN